GGCCTGATGCACGGCGGCCGCGACGAGTTCCTTGCCGGTGCCGGATTCGCCCTGCAGCAGCACGCTGGCGTCCGACGGCGCCACCCGCATCACCAGTTCGAGCATGCGCCGGAAAGCCGGCGCGCGGCCGATCAGCCCATGGTGGCCGGAGACGCCGCGGGCGACGGGCATCGGCTCCATCTTCTCGACGAACCAGGTGATCTCGCCGGCCGCATCGCGCACCGGGGAAAGCTCGATGTTGACGTACTCCTCGCCGCGCGGCGTGTGGTGCAGGTGCAGCACGCGTTCGCGCTGGCCGGAATCCAGGCTCCTGGCGAGCGGGCAGGATTCGCCCGCGCGGTCGCAGGGCACGCTGTAGCGGTGCGAGACCTCGTAGCAGGTCCGCCCGACGACGCTGCGCCCCCCGGCGCATGAACTGCGGTAGGCCGCGTTGGCCGCGATGATGCGGTAGTCGCGGTCGCACAGGATGTGCGGCTCGGGCAGCGTTTCGATGAAGGAGACGAGTTCGGGCAGCGGGCGCGGATCGGCAGGCATCGGATGCCACATTGGCTTTGTCACTGCCAACAATCTGCCGCGTCGGCACGATCCGCGCAACGGACTTTGATGGCAGGATTGCGCCGGACAACGATGGGCGGCGTGCGGTCGAATGCACCGCACCGGCCCGAACAGAGGATTTCATCCATGCAGCAGTGGCTTTTCCTTTCCGTGGCGATCGTCAGCGAGGTGATCGCGACTTCGGCGTTGAAGGCGTCCGAGGGCTTCAGCCGCCTGTGGCCGTCGCTGATCGTGGTGGCGGGCTACGCGGTCGCCTTCTTCTTCCTGTCGCTCACGCTGCGGACGATTCCGGTGGGCGTGGCCTACGCGGTGTGGTCCGGTGCCGGCGTGGTGCTGATCGCCCTCGCGGCGTGGCTCATCTACGGCCAGGCGCTGGACCTGCCGGCGATCGTCGGCATCGTGCTGATCGTCGCCGGCGTGCTCGTCCTCAACCTGTTCTCGAAGACGACGGGCCACGGGTAGCGGCGCTTCCCCAGCCGCCGCAGGGCTGCAGCGCCGTGACGGCGCGGCGGACGCGGCGACGGTGACGCCGTCCGCAGGTCCGGGCGATACTGCGCGCCATCCCATACAACGAGGCGACCCATGCATTTCGACATCGTGATCGTCGGCGGCGGCGCCGGCGGGCTGGAACTCGCCGCGCGGCTCGGGCGCAAGCTCGGGCCGCGCCAGGGGCGCGAACGGGTGCTGCTGGTGGACCGCGCGGTCTTCCACATCTGGAAACCGACCCTGCACGAAGTGGCGGCCGGCACGCTCGACGCCCACCAGGAGGGCCTGTCCTACCCGGTTCTGGCGCGGCGCAACCACTTCAGCTTCGCGCTCGGCGAACTCGCCGGGCTGGACGGCGAGCGCCGCCTGCTCACGCTGGGCGAGACCCGCGACGAACATGGCGGCGTGCTGGTGCCGACCCGCACGATCAGCTTCGGCCGGCTGGTGCTGGCGATGGGCAGCGGCTCCAACTCCTTCGGCACGCCCGGCGCCGAGCACGCCCACGTGCTGGAACACGCCAGCGACGCCCAGCGCTTCCACGCCAAGCTGCTCGCCGCCTTCGCCCGCGCCTCGTTCTCCGCCGAGAAGACGCTGTCCATCGCCATCGTCGGCGGCGGCGCCACCGGCGTGGAACTGTCGGCCGAACTGATCGAGGCGCACAACGAACTGCTGGAGAGCCTGGGCAGCGAGCAGCGCTTCCGCCTCGACATCGCGCTGGTGGAGGCGGCCGACCGCATCCTCGCCGGGCTGCCGGAGCAGATCTCCGCACAGGCCCGCCTGGCGCTGGAGCGCAAGAACGTGCGGGTACTCACCGCCACCCGCGTCACCGAGGTCCGGCGCGACCGCCTGCTGACCACCGCCGGCGAGATCCCGGCCGACATCATCGTGTGGGCGGCGGGCATCAAGGCGGCCGATGCCAACCGCGAGTTCGGCCTCGAGACCAACCGCATCAACCAGTTCGTGGTGAACGACCGGCTGGAGACCTCGGTGCCCAACGTCTATGCGCTGGGCGACTGCGCCGCCTGCCGCTGGCAGGGCGACAAGCTGGTGCCGGCGCGCGCCCAAGCCGCCCACCAGCAGGCCGGCTACCTCGCCGGCGTGCTGCTGGCCGCGCTGCAGGAGCGCCGCATCGACGCACCCTTCGTCTATCGCGACTTCGGCTCGCTGGTGTCGCTCGGCGAGAACAAGGGCATCGGCAACCTGATGGGCGGGCTGTCCGGGCGCAACTTCTTCGTCGAGGGCCTGATCGCCAAGTGGATGTACATGTCGCTGCACCTCAACCACCACCGCGCCATCCTCGGCACCGGCAAGACCGCGGTGCTGGCGCTGGCGCGGCTATTGCAGCAGCGGGTGTCTGGGCGGCTCAAGCTGCACTGAATCAGCCGCTACCTCGGCGTCGACGCCGGCGATGTACGCGGTGGCGCGGCGGTAGGAATCGGTACGGGATTCGGTCGTCGTCATCGCTGCTCCGCTCGCGCTGCAGTCCGGCATGATGCCGCAGCCGGCGCCGGCCCGCCTCCCGTTTCCTGCGCCCGCCGCCGGGAAGCAACCCGGCCCGGCCGCCACAGACAAAAAAAGCCCGGCCGAGGCCGGGCAACGACGAAGGAGCCCCCTCCTTCGCCGGCTGCGTATCGTGCCCGTCCGCTAGCGGCCGGCGGCCTCGAGCTTGCCGAGCGTCACGTCGTCGGCGCTCATGGCTTCGTTGACCCGCAGGTCGCCGACGAAGATCGTGGCCTTGCGCGCCTTGACGTCCACCTGCTCGCCCTGCAGCGGCCCGATGGCCCGGAAGCCGTCCTTGCCCTGCACGGTGCTCTGGTGCCAGGTGAAGAACTTCCAGAACTCGCCCTTCTTGTCGTACATCTCGGCCATGTAGACGCGCGGGAAGGCCGTGTCCATGTACACCACCTTCTTGCCGTACGGATGCTCGTCGGGCGGCACGCCCTCGATCACCCAGACCTCGCGCGGTTCCCATTCGTCGTGGGTGTTGATGAAGGGCGGCGTCTTGAAATCCACCTGCGGGTAGCTCTCCTCCGGCGTCGCCTTGCCGTCCACCAGCGCCTGCTTGCCGTGGGCGACGGCGAGCACCCAGCGCTTGCCCACCAGCTTCACCTCCCGGTACCACGACGGCGGCGAATCCCAGCCGTCGATGTCGTCGTTGAGGGACACGGTGCCGCCGATGGGGTCCATCCAGGCGTTGCCCGACAGGCGCCGGACGCGGCGCACGGACTTCACATACACCCAACTGTCGTCGACCTTGGCCGGGTCGGTGTAGCGGATGGTGAAGGTGCCGATGCCGCGGATGTCGTGCGGATAGGTCGCGTACAGCAGGGTGCGGGAATATTCGCTGCCATCGCCCTCGAAGGTCTTCGCGCCGGTGAGCCGTCCCACGGTCATGTAGCGCTTGATCTGCCATTTCTGCACGCGGTCGAGCCCCTTGTCGAAATCAACCATCAGGAAGTGCAGGTCCTCGACCGGCTGGTCGCCCATCATCGAGCCGTAGCGCATGTTCCAGATGAGCTTCTCGCCGGCGTGGGGGTCCTTTTCCGACACGTCCGGGAAGGGCAGGCCGGCGGTCCAGCCCTTCACGCTGCGGGTGGCCGCATCGAAGCTCACGTTCGCCGCGTTCTTGCGCGTGACCTCGAGCAGGCGGGGGTCGGGCGCGATGGGCGCCGACTTGCGCAGCCTGATGTAGAGGCCGTGGTTGCGGATCATGTACTCCATGCGCTCGGTGAGCATGCTGGCGATGGTCTTGCCCTCGAAGCTCTCGGTCTTGAGCTTGTCGAGGCTGGCGGCGTTGATGACCGTGCCGGGCGCGACTTCGGCGGCGGCGGCCCAGGCCGGAGCCAGCGCCATGCCGAGCAGGAGCATCCAGCGGGCGGCGGTTCGGGCGGTATCGTTGTTCATGTCTCCTCCTGTGATGTTCGGTAACGGGCCGCTCAGAATTGGCGTGTCAGGCGGACGTAGAGCTGGTTGTTGTCGCGGAAGTAGCCCATCGTGCTGGTGGAACTGTCGAGGTCGCCCGGCCGGCGCGGCTTGCCGCCGAAGAACAGGTCGGCCTCCACCTTGAGCCGCCACAGGTCGCCCATGACGACATCCACGCTGGGAATGACGAAGCCCCCGCCGTAGCTCATGTCCCAGCCCGCGGCGATCTGCGGGTTGATGCGGTCGCCGTCGTAGTGCATGCCCAGCAGGGCGGTGAGCAGCGCGGAATCCCGCTTCTTGCGGGTGGCGTAGCCCACGTTCATCACGATGTCGTCCTGGCGGTCGAAATCCAGGATGCGGGTGTTGAAGAACTGCACCGAGAACATCGACTGCTTGCTGGTGCCGATGAGGTTGCGCAGGTCCAGGTTCTTGTCCATGCGCAGCATCGTGGTGAAGGTGTCGCGGCGCAGGATGCCGCCCAGCCCCTCGGGGAGCACGCCGGGGAACAGGCTCCTGCTGCCGGTGTTGAAAGCTGCGTCCTTGGTGTAGACCAGCTCGGTGCTGAGCACCGCGTCGATGGGCTGCACGTAGCCCGACAGGGTCGCGCCGACGACGTCGTTGCGCGGATGTATCCAGTCGCCCAGAAGGCCGCCCGGCGCCTTCTTGTACGGGAAGAAGGCGGAATTGAGCACCGGATCGGGGTTGTAGGTCTGCAAGTAGGCCAGCGAGTAGTTGACCGGCCCCGCCCTGCCGCTCCAGCGCGCGCCCCAGGTCTTGTCGCGCACGTCGCCCTCGGGGTGGCGCGGGTCGTAGTCGGTGGCCGACAGGGTATCCACGCCGCGGTAGGGCTGGGGCCGCCAGCGCCCGCCGGCCAGGTCCGCCGTGTTGCCGATGTCCTGCCTGCGATCCCAGCCCGGCCGGAACAGGAACTGCAGGGCGCCCTGCGCCTCGGGCACCTGGATCATCACGTTGGCGAGGATGAGCGGCTTGCGCAGTTCCTCGTTCTCGGGCTCGAGGAAGGCGCGCCAGCGGTAGTCGAAGCCGTGCACCACGTCCATGGCGCGGAAGAAATCGGTCTCGCCCCACACCACCTGCTGCTTGCCGAGCCTGAATTGCACGCGGTCGGAGGCGTCGAATTCGACGTACAGCTCGCGCATCTCGGCCTCGTTGTAGAGGTAGTCCATCATGTCGGAGCCCGGCCCGCCGGGCGTGCCCGCCTTCACCCGCTTCTCCAGCCGGTCGAGATAATCGGTCTGGTATTCGCGCACCGCGCGCGCGATGCCCTTGACGCGGAACGGCCCCATGCGGGCGTCGCCGTCCAGCAGCAGGGTGCCGCGCAGCATCGACAGGGTGCCGGCGTCGTCCTGCCGCGTTTCCGGCGCGTCCTGCAGGTTGACCGACGCGGCGGCGCGCACGTAGCCGCCGAGGTGGAACTCAGGCCCGTCGTCGGCGGCGGCCGTGGTCGCGGCCAATGCCAGGGCGATCAGCAGGGCATGCGCCCGCGGCCGGATCGGCGAGGTCGTTCTTTTCATCTGTCTCCTCCTTGGTTGATTTGCTGCGGCTGCCCGGTCCTGCCCGCCATCGCCGGGCAGCCGGCGGAAAACGGGCGTCAGGCGGGTGCGGCGAGCGGGCTCGGGCGCATCCCGTCCGGCGCGCCGACGATGAAGCGCGGACGGAAGACGCGGACCATCGCCGGCATGACGAAGAGCGCGCAGCAGGCGGAGACGCCGAGCCACAGCGCCATCAGCAGCCCCATCTCCGCCTGGAAGCGCAGCGACGACGACGCCCACAGGATCACGCTGGCGGTGAGCGTCAGCGCCGTCACGAGCACCCCCTTGCCGGCGCTCGACAGCGCATTCGCGATGGCGCGGTCGAGGTCGCGATGCTTGTGCAGTTCCTCGCGGATGCCGTCGACGATGTAGAACGCGTAATCCACCCCCAGGCCGATGCCCAGCGCGGCGATGGGCAGGGTGTTGATGTTCATGCCGATGCCCTTCCACGCCATGTAGCTGAAGGTGAGGGTGTTGGAGAGCACCACCGGCACCATGAAGAACATCCCGGCCACGGCGGAGCGGTAGGTCACCGTGCAGCACAGCACGAGGACGAGCAGCGCCAGCGCGATGCTTTCGATCTGCCCGGCCAGGATCACCTCGTTGACCGCCGCGAGCACCCCGACCAGCCCGCCGGCGAGCAGGTACTCGCCGCCGCCCGGCAGGGGGTGCTCGGCGGCGTACTGCTTGACCCGCTCGACCGCGGTGCGGATGGTCTCCCCCTGGTGGTCGCGGAAGAAGAAGGTCACCGCGCCGTTGGCGAAACGGCTGTCCGCATAGCGTTCGAGGTCGCCGGGGTCGGCGCCCGAGATGAAGAGGTAGAGCAGTTCGCCGTTTTCTTCCGGGGAGTTGCCGAACTCCTCGTAGCGCGGGCTGCCTTCGCGCAGCGTCCGCTTCACGGTGGGCACGACGTCGGCCAGCGACACGCTCGCGCCCACGTCGGGCTGGGCGTCCATGAAGCGCTGCAGCCCGGCGAGGTTGTCCAGCACGGCCGGGTCCTTGAGGCCGTCGGCGCGGCCGGTGGCGGCCACCACGAACATGCGGTCGGCGCCGGGAAAGCGCGCGTTGATGCGGGCGGCATCGCGGTTGTATCCGGAGTCCGGCCACAGGATGGGCGAACCCGGATTGGCATCGCCGACGTTGAGCCTAAAGGCATACGCCAGCGAGCCGGCGAACACCAGCGCGGTGGCGGCCAGCACCAGCGCCCTCGCCCGGCGCGCGCGGACCAGCGCGGTGCACAGGCCCAGCACCCGCGCCAGGGCCGGTCCGAGGTCGACCGGATGCACGGCCGCCTGCGCGCGGCGCGCCCAGGACAGCAGCACCGGCGTCAGCACCACCGCGCTCACTGCGATGGTGGCGACCCACATCGTGCCGATGACGGCGACCTTCTGCAGCAGCGGGATGGGCGTCAGGATCACCACGATCATGCAGCCCGCGTCGGCCACCACGCCCAGCATGCCCGGCTTGAACAGCGCCAGCATGGCGGCCCTGGCGGCGAGCGCGGCCTGCGGCGCGGCGGCGTCGCGCGCCATCTCCTCGTCGAAGCGCGTCACCAGTTGCACGGAGTGCGAGATCGCCCGCGCGGTGATGAGGAAGGCCACCACGATCACCAGCGGGTCGAGGTGATAGCCGATCAGCCGCGCCCCGCCCAGCGCCCATGCCGCGCTGACGGCACCCGCCGTCAGCGGCACCAGCGTGCCGCGCCAGCTCCGGGTGATCAGCAGGAGCAGCAGGACCAGCGCGCCCAGGGTCAGCAGGAAGATGTGCAGGGTCTCGGGCAGGTAGTGATCCACCCAGCCGTACAGCATCGGCTCGCCCACCACGCTGACGCGGATGCCCTGGCCCGCGCCGCGCCGCTCCAGCTCGCCGGTCAGCGCGCGCACCTGCTCGAACACGGCGCGGTAGTCCAGCAGGTGGTCGTAGAAATCCACCGTCACCAGCGCCGCCTTGAAGTCGGTGGAAACATAGGCGCCGTAGGCCATCGGGTTGCCCATCACCGCCTGGCGCAGCGCGGCGATGCCGGCCGCGTCGGCCGGCACGTCCGGCCACATCAGCGGGCGGATCTCGATGCCGTCGTTCG
This DNA window, taken from Thauera sp. K11, encodes the following:
- a CDS encoding NAD(P)/FAD-dependent oxidoreductase; this encodes MHFDIVIVGGGAGGLELAARLGRKLGPRQGRERVLLVDRAVFHIWKPTLHEVAAGTLDAHQEGLSYPVLARRNHFSFALGELAGLDGERRLLTLGETRDEHGGVLVPTRTISFGRLVLAMGSGSNSFGTPGAEHAHVLEHASDAQRFHAKLLAAFARASFSAEKTLSIAIVGGGATGVELSAELIEAHNELLESLGSEQRFRLDIALVEAADRILAGLPEQISAQARLALERKNVRVLTATRVTEVRRDRLLTTAGEIPADIIVWAAGIKAADANREFGLETNRINQFVVNDRLETSVPNVYALGDCAACRWQGDKLVPARAQAAHQQAGYLAGVLLAALQERRIDAPFVYRDFGSLVSLGENKGIGNLMGGLSGRNFFVEGLIAKWMYMSLHLNHHRAILGTGKTAVLALARLLQQRVSGRLKLH
- a CDS encoding efflux RND transporter permease subunit — encoded protein: MKDATYRRLGDFVALCIRRRLAVLALLGGLTAVFAWLAAGVSVRTVFSDLLPAAHPYVQVHDRFKGGFGSSNMVSIMLEVEEGDIFRPDVLGELRRLTRDLQRVDGVDPFQIVSLASRKLKEVRASNDGIEIRPLMWPDVPADAAGIAALRQAVMGNPMAYGAYVSTDFKAALVTVDFYDHLLDYRAVFEQVRALTGELERRGAGQGIRVSVVGEPMLYGWVDHYLPETLHIFLLTLGALVLLLLLITRSWRGTLVPLTAGAVSAAWALGGARLIGYHLDPLVIVVAFLITARAISHSVQLVTRFDEEMARDAAAPQAALAARAAMLALFKPGMLGVVADAGCMIVVILTPIPLLQKVAVIGTMWVATIAVSAVVLTPVLLSWARRAQAAVHPVDLGPALARVLGLCTALVRARRARALVLAATALVFAGSLAYAFRLNVGDANPGSPILWPDSGYNRDAARINARFPGADRMFVVAATGRADGLKDPAVLDNLAGLQRFMDAQPDVGASVSLADVVPTVKRTLREGSPRYEEFGNSPEENGELLYLFISGADPGDLERYADSRFANGAVTFFFRDHQGETIRTAVERVKQYAAEHPLPGGGEYLLAGGLVGVLAAVNEVILAGQIESIALALLVLVLCCTVTYRSAVAGMFFMVPVVLSNTLTFSYMAWKGIGMNINTLPIAALGIGLGVDYAFYIVDGIREELHKHRDLDRAIANALSSAGKGVLVTALTLTASVILWASSSLRFQAEMGLLMALWLGVSACCALFVMPAMVRVFRPRFIVGAPDGMRPSPLAAPA
- a CDS encoding DUF1302 family protein; this translates as MKRTTSPIRPRAHALLIALALAATTAAADDGPEFHLGGYVRAAASVNLQDAPETRQDDAGTLSMLRGTLLLDGDARMGPFRVKGIARAVREYQTDYLDRLEKRVKAGTPGGPGSDMMDYLYNEAEMRELYVEFDASDRVQFRLGKQQVVWGETDFFRAMDVVHGFDYRWRAFLEPENEELRKPLILANVMIQVPEAQGALQFLFRPGWDRRQDIGNTADLAGGRWRPQPYRGVDTLSATDYDPRHPEGDVRDKTWGARWSGRAGPVNYSLAYLQTYNPDPVLNSAFFPYKKAPGGLLGDWIHPRNDVVGATLSGYVQPIDAVLSTELVYTKDAAFNTGSRSLFPGVLPEGLGGILRRDTFTTMLRMDKNLDLRNLIGTSKQSMFSVQFFNTRILDFDRQDDIVMNVGYATRKKRDSALLTALLGMHYDGDRINPQIAAGWDMSYGGGFVIPSVDVVMGDLWRLKVEADLFFGGKPRRPGDLDSSTSTMGYFRDNNQLYVRLTRQF
- a CDS encoding DUF1329 domain-containing protein; the protein is MNNDTARTAARWMLLLGMALAPAWAAAAEVAPGTVINAASLDKLKTESFEGKTIASMLTERMEYMIRNHGLYIRLRKSAPIAPDPRLLEVTRKNAANVSFDAATRSVKGWTAGLPFPDVSEKDPHAGEKLIWNMRYGSMMGDQPVEDLHFLMVDFDKGLDRVQKWQIKRYMTVGRLTGAKTFEGDGSEYSRTLLYATYPHDIRGIGTFTIRYTDPAKVDDSWVYVKSVRRVRRLSGNAWMDPIGGTVSLNDDIDGWDSPPSWYREVKLVGKRWVLAVAHGKQALVDGKATPEESYPQVDFKTPPFINTHDEWEPREVWVIEGVPPDEHPYGKKVVYMDTAFPRVYMAEMYDKKGEFWKFFTWHQSTVQGKDGFRAIGPLQGEQVDVKARKATIFVGDLRVNEAMSADDVTLGKLEAAGR
- a CDS encoding SMR family transporter; the encoded protein is MQQWLFLSVAIVSEVIATSALKASEGFSRLWPSLIVVAGYAVAFFFLSLTLRTIPVGVAYAVWSGAGVVLIALAAWLIYGQALDLPAIVGIVLIVAGVLVLNLFSKTTGHG